In the Muricauda sp. MAR_2010_75 genome, one interval contains:
- the epsC gene encoding serine O-acetyltransferase EpsC, which produces MDKEKIISELNRHKKLPYLDFRLKQETEDFTDTLFYTLFDANTPVAVNLEMLEKKFNTLLDMACWELERPCSEFWDSYVTTLPEILEKLNLDAEAILNCDPASLSIQEIYMAYPGFYAIAIYRLAHELYVQGVPLIPRLMTEYAHRQTGVDINPGATIGKSFFIDHATGVVIGETAVIHDNVKIYQGVTLGALYVAKNLQKTKRHPTIESNVTIYANATILGGETVIGKNSVIGGNAWLTSSVPANSTVYHTPEIKIKTTPNV; this is translated from the coding sequence ATGGATAAGGAAAAGATAATTTCTGAGTTGAACAGGCATAAGAAACTGCCCTATCTTGACTTTAGATTAAAACAGGAAACCGAGGATTTTACCGATACACTTTTTTATACCCTTTTTGATGCCAACACACCAGTTGCCGTAAACTTGGAAATGTTGGAGAAAAAGTTCAATACCCTGCTTGATATGGCTTGTTGGGAACTGGAAAGACCCTGTAGCGAGTTTTGGGACAGTTATGTTACCACATTGCCGGAAATTCTGGAGAAACTCAATCTGGATGCCGAGGCAATATTGAACTGCGACCCAGCATCATTGTCAATTCAAGAAATTTATATGGCCTATCCTGGATTTTATGCCATCGCCATATACAGATTGGCACATGAACTATATGTGCAGGGCGTGCCGTTGATTCCAAGATTGATGACTGAATATGCGCATAGACAGACTGGTGTGGACATAAATCCAGGTGCTACCATTGGAAAATCGTTTTTCATTGACCACGCAACTGGGGTTGTGATTGGTGAGACGGCGGTGATTCATGATAATGTTAAAATCTATCAAGGAGTTACCTTGGGAGCCCTTTATGTGGCCAAGAACCTGCAAAAAACCAAAAGGCATCCCACCATTGAATCCAATGTTACCATTTATGCCAATGCCACTATTTTGGGCGGGGAAACAGTAATTGGAAAAAACTCCGTTATCGGCGGTAATGCATGGCTTACCTCTTCAGTTCCTGCCAACTCAACCGTTTATCACACACCAGAAATCAAAATCAAGACAACACCCAATGTCTAA
- the hisF gene encoding imidazole glycerol phosphate synthase subunit HisF, which translates to MLTKRIIPCLDIKDGRTVKGVNFVDLRDAGDPVELAAIYAKEGADELVFLDISATEEKRKTLAELVYHVAETINIPFTVGGGISSVEDVDILLKNGADKVSINSSAVKRPELINELVAKFGSQCIVVAIDAKQVNGNWKVHLVGGKVPTEIDLFEWAKEVEKRGAGEILFTSMDHDGTKNGFANEALATLSELVNIPVIASGGAGTVSHFTDTFTNGKADAALAASVFHFKEIEIKDLKNELKGKGIPVRI; encoded by the coding sequence ATGCTCACAAAACGAATTATACCTTGCCTGGACATCAAAGACGGAAGAACCGTAAAAGGGGTCAACTTTGTTGACCTTCGGGATGCCGGCGACCCAGTGGAACTCGCTGCCATTTATGCGAAAGAAGGTGCTGACGAACTGGTTTTTTTAGATATTTCTGCCACTGAAGAAAAACGGAAGACGCTTGCAGAGTTGGTCTATCATGTGGCCGAAACCATCAATATTCCGTTTACGGTGGGTGGTGGAATTTCATCGGTGGAAGATGTGGACATCTTGCTGAAAAATGGAGCTGATAAAGTTTCCATCAATTCATCCGCGGTAAAACGTCCCGAACTCATTAATGAGTTGGTGGCTAAATTTGGCTCCCAATGTATTGTAGTCGCCATTGATGCCAAACAAGTGAATGGTAATTGGAAAGTCCATTTGGTGGGAGGCAAGGTTCCTACGGAGATTGACCTTTTTGAATGGGCTAAAGAGGTTGAAAAAAGAGGGGCGGGCGAAATTCTGTTCACCTCCATGGACCATGATGGCACTAAAAACGGGTTTGCCAATGAGGCCTTGGCCACATTATCCGAGTTGGTAAACATTCCTGTAATCGCTTCAGGTGGTGCGGGAACCGTTTCACATTTTACGGATACCTTTACAAATGGAAAAGCAGATGCAGCTTTGGCAGCAAGCGTTTTCCACTTTAAAGAGATTGAAATAAAGGATTTAAAGAACGAATTAAAAGGAAAAGGAATTCCTGTAAGAATTTAA
- a CDS encoding alpha/beta hydrolase: MQNWLYIVLAVIGLYLLISVLLYFLQDYFLFKPEKLPKDFQFYYDNQEIEEYNVETRDGATINGLRFRSPNPKGVVFYLKGNSKSIKGWGKFAVDFTRHGYDVIMVDYRGFGKSTGRRTQKAVKRDMQVIYNKIKEKVDEKYIILYGRSMGSGFAAKLASMNDPRMLILDAPYYSLSKVAKKFIPFMPLSILIKFPMPTYKWLKYVNCPIHIIHGTNDRLIPYKTSVKLSKIKPELTKLYTVIGGGHKDLNNFESYHSMLEEIITSRPKKTNLEGSSINVTHSSKRVKSNP, translated from the coding sequence ATGCAAAACTGGCTCTACATCGTATTGGCTGTTATCGGGCTCTATCTTTTGATCAGTGTGTTGCTCTATTTTCTTCAGGATTATTTTTTGTTCAAACCTGAAAAGCTTCCAAAGGATTTTCAATTTTACTATGACAACCAAGAAATTGAGGAATATAATGTGGAAACCCGGGATGGCGCCACAATCAATGGGCTGCGGTTCAGGTCACCGAACCCAAAGGGTGTAGTCTTTTACCTCAAGGGAAACTCAAAGAGCATAAAAGGTTGGGGCAAATTTGCCGTCGACTTTACGCGGCATGGGTATGATGTAATCATGGTAGACTATCGAGGCTTCGGGAAAAGCACTGGAAGAAGGACCCAAAAAGCCGTGAAACGCGATATGCAGGTCATCTATAACAAAATAAAGGAAAAGGTGGATGAAAAATACATTATTCTGTACGGGCGTTCCATGGGTTCTGGATTTGCCGCCAAGTTGGCCTCCATGAACGACCCCAGAATGCTTATTTTGGACGCGCCTTACTATAGCCTGAGCAAGGTGGCAAAAAAGTTCATTCCCTTTATGCCCTTGTCCATATTGATAAAATTTCCCATGCCCACCTATAAATGGTTGAAATATGTGAATTGCCCCATTCATATCATTCATGGTACCAATGACCGATTGATTCCATACAAAACCAGCGTGAAGCTTTCCAAGATAAAACCCGAACTCACCAAATTGTATACAGTAATAGGTGGTGGACATAAGGACTTGAACAATTTTGAATCCTATCATAGCATGTTGGAGGAAATTATAACGAGCCGTCCTAAGAAAACAAATTTGGAAGGTTCCAGTATCAACGTAACGCATTCCTCAAAACGTGTCAAAAGCAACCCTTAA
- the cysM gene encoding cysteine synthase CysM: MSKSILDLIGNTPMVESRVLNTNPNVKLFFKLEGNNPGGSVKDRPAYNMIKSGLERGDFTKDSKLIEATSGNTGIALAMIAGLYGLDIELVMPENSTKERVQTMRAYGAKVTLTPSDVGIEGARDYAEAKVTDEGYIMLNQFANNDNWQAHYKTTGPEIWRDTQGEITHFVSSMGTTGTIMGTSTYLKELDPSVQIVGVQPTDESRIPGIRKWPEEYLPKIFDRNKVDRIMEVSEEDAVNMAKKLAKEEGIFAGMSSGGAATVALRLAETLESGTIVSIVCDRGDRYLSSDLFD; encoded by the coding sequence ATGTCTAAAAGCATTCTCGACCTTATTGGTAACACCCCTATGGTGGAATCCAGAGTTTTAAATACCAATCCCAATGTAAAATTGTTCTTTAAGCTGGAAGGTAACAATCCCGGAGGGAGCGTTAAAGACCGACCCGCTTATAACATGATCAAAAGCGGTCTGGAACGTGGTGATTTTACCAAAGATTCGAAACTGATAGAAGCCACCAGTGGCAACACTGGCATCGCCTTGGCTATGATTGCAGGGCTTTATGGTTTGGATATAGAATTGGTTATGCCCGAAAATTCAACTAAGGAAAGAGTGCAAACCATGCGCGCTTACGGCGCCAAAGTAACTTTGACTCCTTCTGATGTAGGCATTGAAGGTGCTCGGGATTATGCCGAGGCCAAAGTAACAGATGAGGGCTATATTATGCTAAATCAATTTGCCAATAACGACAATTGGCAGGCCCACTATAAAACTACGGGGCCGGAAATATGGAGAGATACGCAAGGGGAAATTACCCATTTTGTCTCCAGTATGGGTACCACAGGAACTATTATGGGAACATCAACCTATTTGAAAGAGCTAGACCCGTCCGTTCAGATTGTTGGGGTTCAGCCTACGGACGAATCCCGTATTCCAGGCATTCGGAAATGGCCAGAAGAATATTTACCCAAGATTTTTGATCGGAACAAAGTGGACCGTATTATGGAGGTCAGTGAGGAAGATGCTGTCAACATGGCCAAAAAATTGGCCAAGGAAGAGGGTATTTTTGCGGGGATGAGTAGCGGTGGTGCTGCCACAGTTGCACTACGACTTGCCGAAACCTTGGAAAGCGGAACCATTGTTTCCATTGTTTGCGATCGGGGAGATAGATACTTGTCCTCGGATTTATTCGATTAG
- a CDS encoding alpha/beta hydrolase — protein sequence MPTKLPEDHVYTFNAEFEELFLSAPDGARLNALKFYAENPKGLILYFHGNAGDLSRWGRIVVPFTDLGYDVLIMDYRTYGKSTGKLSEKALYADAQLFYDRALEKYAAQDIIIYGRSLGASIATHLASNNNPKKLILETPFYSLQETAQERFPFLPTKQLLKYKMPSFKFIQKVSRPIRIFHGTKDNVVSYESGKKLFESILHDHKKMYTIEDGGHNNLSDFETYWEGIRKELR from the coding sequence TTGCCCACCAAACTGCCAGAGGACCATGTGTATACTTTTAATGCTGAATTTGAGGAGTTGTTTCTAAGTGCACCGGATGGAGCACGGCTGAATGCCCTGAAATTTTATGCGGAGAATCCAAAGGGGTTGATTTTATACTTTCATGGAAACGCTGGGGATCTATCCAGATGGGGAAGGATTGTTGTTCCTTTTACAGATTTGGGTTACGATGTCCTCATAATGGATTATCGTACCTATGGAAAAAGTACGGGAAAACTCAGTGAAAAAGCACTCTATGCTGATGCACAACTGTTTTATGACCGTGCCCTCGAAAAATATGCAGCTCAAGACATCATTATTTATGGCCGTTCATTGGGAGCTAGTATAGCCACCCATTTGGCTTCCAACAACAATCCCAAAAAGTTGATTTTGGAAACTCCGTTCTACAGTTTGCAGGAAACGGCTCAGGAGCGTTTTCCTTTTTTACCCACCAAGCAACTCCTAAAATATAAAATGCCTTCCTTCAAATTTATACAAAAGGTAAGTAGACCTATCCGCATTTTTCACGGTACTAAGGACAATGTGGTTTCCTACGAATCTGGTAAAAAGCTCTTTGAATCCATTCTCCATGACCATAAAAAAATGTATACTATAGAAGATGGCGGGCACAACAACCTTAGTGATTTTGAGACCTATTGGGAGGGAATCAGGAAAGAGCTAAGATAA
- a CDS encoding VWA domain-containing protein translates to MAMNTRKGFRFTTYEAPDQTPFEKLFEIFQELITHTSGDVEEALDWLRELDKEYELTDEDYTIDDFIEDLKAKGFIREEFDMDDREGGEGEEGEEGGGPGNLSITAKLERVLRQRALDQIFGKLKRSGAGNHRTGKSGRGDEHTGDFREYRFGDSLESISMTESLRNAQVNHGLDSFSLNEDDLVVEDTHYKAQMSTVLMIDISHSMILYGEDRITPAKKVAMALAELITTRYPKDTLEILVFGNDAWPIPIKDLPYLKVGPYHTNTVAGLQLAMDMLRRKRNTNKQIFMITDGKPSCLRLPNGDYYKNSVGLDEYIVEKCYAMAQQARKLHIPITTFMIAQDPYLMQFVREFTQANKGKAFYTGLKGLGEMIFEDYEQNRKRRIKG, encoded by the coding sequence ATGGCTATGAACACAAGAAAAGGGTTTCGTTTTACTACTTACGAAGCCCCAGACCAGACCCCGTTTGAAAAACTCTTTGAGATTTTTCAAGAACTCATTACACATACTTCTGGCGATGTTGAGGAAGCTTTGGATTGGCTCCGTGAGTTGGACAAGGAATATGAACTCACTGATGAGGACTACACCATCGATGATTTTATAGAAGACCTTAAAGCAAAAGGATTCATCCGCGAGGAATTTGACATGGATGACCGCGAAGGGGGTGAAGGTGAAGAGGGCGAAGAAGGCGGCGGACCAGGAAATCTCTCCATTACGGCTAAACTGGAACGTGTGCTCCGGCAACGTGCTTTGGACCAAATCTTTGGAAAGCTCAAACGAAGCGGTGCCGGAAATCACCGTACTGGAAAGTCGGGCAGGGGAGATGAGCATACCGGTGATTTTAGGGAATACCGTTTTGGAGATTCCTTGGAAAGTATTTCCATGACCGAAAGTTTACGAAATGCACAGGTCAATCATGGTTTGGACAGTTTTTCCTTGAATGAGGACGATTTGGTGGTGGAAGATACCCATTACAAGGCCCAAATGAGTACCGTGTTGATGATCGATATCAGCCACAGCATGATTTTGTACGGTGAAGACCGAATCACCCCAGCCAAAAAAGTGGCTATGGCGCTCGCAGAATTGATTACTACGCGATATCCCAAAGACACTTTGGAAATTTTGGTATTTGGAAACGATGCTTGGCCCATTCCCATTAAGGATTTGCCCTATTTGAAAGTCGGGCCATACCACACCAATACCGTAGCCGGATTGCAATTGGCCATGGATATGCTTCGTAGAAAACGGAATACCAATAAACAAATATTCATGATTACGGATGGAAAGCCGTCGTGTTTGCGTTTGCCCAACGGTGATTATTACAAGAACAGTGTTGGTTTAGATGAGTACATCGTGGAAAAATGCTACGCGATGGCCCAGCAGGCTCGGAAACTTCATATTCCCATTACCACCTTTATGATTGCCCAAGATCCCTATTTAATGCAATTTGTGCGTGAATTTACCCAAGCCAACAAAGGCAAAGCCTTTTATACGGGACTTAAAGGATTAGGGGAGATGATTTTTGAAGATTACGAACAGAACAGAAAACGAAGAATTAAAGGATAA
- a CDS encoding DUF1080 domain-containing protein, with protein sequence MHIKFVGLLCLALFIFSCKNQNKEEKTNPWHTKQIAAENESHNTLYDIEKEQGWELLFDGKTLNGWHVYNSGAPSVWEVKDGALHRNPQIETQNNEDLLTENVYENYELVLEWKIGNRGNSGIFINVQEKPEVATAYQTGPEYQILDPNHMDQDIPVKKSGCLYGFSPQLNEAITHHGEWNQTRIKQVDGKVEFYLNGVLTSTQDFTTPEWKEKIKETNFTNYPEFGKATQGKIALQDWYFEVWFRDIKIREL encoded by the coding sequence ATGCACATAAAATTCGTTGGCCTATTATGCCTCGCCCTGTTTATCTTTTCCTGTAAAAATCAGAATAAAGAAGAAAAAACCAACCCATGGCACACCAAGCAAATTGCGGCGGAAAATGAGAGTCACAATACTTTATATGATATTGAAAAAGAGCAGGGGTGGGAATTGTTATTTGATGGCAAAACCTTAAACGGTTGGCATGTGTACAATTCTGGAGCTCCATCCGTCTGGGAGGTTAAAGACGGGGCCTTGCACCGCAATCCACAGATTGAAACCCAAAATAATGAAGATTTGCTTACCGAAAATGTCTATGAAAACTATGAGCTGGTGTTGGAATGGAAAATTGGGAATCGTGGGAACAGTGGTATCTTCATCAATGTACAGGAAAAACCTGAGGTGGCCACGGCATACCAAACTGGACCTGAGTACCAAATTCTGGACCCTAACCACATGGATCAAGATATACCCGTGAAAAAATCTGGCTGTTTGTATGGGTTTTCCCCACAACTCAATGAAGCCATCACCCATCACGGCGAGTGGAACCAAACCCGAATTAAACAAGTGGATGGAAAAGTGGAATTTTACCTAAACGGTGTTCTCACCAGTACCCAGGACTTTACAACGCCTGAATGGAAAGAAAAAATAAAGGAAACCAACTTTACCAATTACCCTGAATTTGGCAAAGCCACCCAAGGCAAAATAGCCTTACAGGATTGGTATTTTGAGGTTTGGTTTAGGGATATAAAAATCAGGGAGCTTTAA
- the hisIE gene encoding bifunctional phosphoribosyl-AMP cyclohydrolase/phosphoribosyl-ATP diphosphatase HisIE, translating to MKIDFNKNPDGLVPAIIQDSQTKNVLMLGYMNQEALEETQKTKKVTFYSRTKQRLWTKGEESGNFLNLVDIKSDCDSDTLLVTVNPVGPTCHKGTDTCWAEENVQEYGFLSALEEIITSRKNDPENPDSYVASLFRKGINKIAQKVGEEAVETVIEAKDDNEELFLNESADLLFHYLILLQAKGYKLHDIAQVLQKRH from the coding sequence ATGAAAATAGACTTCAACAAAAACCCAGACGGACTGGTACCTGCCATCATACAAGATTCGCAGACCAAAAATGTTTTGATGCTGGGCTATATGAACCAAGAAGCCTTGGAGGAGACTCAGAAAACCAAAAAAGTCACCTTTTACAGTCGTACCAAGCAACGGCTGTGGACCAAAGGAGAAGAAAGTGGCAACTTTCTAAACTTGGTTGATATCAAATCGGATTGTGATAGTGATACACTTTTAGTTACTGTAAATCCGGTTGGACCAACTTGCCACAAAGGCACCGACACCTGCTGGGCTGAGGAAAATGTTCAAGAATATGGTTTTCTATCCGCTTTGGAAGAAATTATCACTTCCCGAAAAAATGACCCCGAAAATCCAGATAGTTATGTCGCTTCATTGTTCCGAAAAGGCATCAATAAAATTGCCCAAAAAGTGGGCGAGGAAGCTGTGGAGACCGTGATTGAGGCCAAAGATGATAACGAGGAACTATTCTTAAATGAAAGTGCAGACCTTTTATTCCACTATTTGATTTTGTTGCAGGCCAAGGGCTATAAATTGCATGATATTGCCCAAGTACTTCAAAAACGCCATTGA
- a CDS encoding DUF2461 domain-containing protein: MSNSTIPKDAFDFLKELSKNNNKDWFEQHKPTFKAHEKAVKSFFESVKNELSHHDEIEKMKMFRIYRDVRFSKDKTPYKTHLAASFARLGAHLRGGYYIHLTPGGSFLATGFWDPNKEDLFRIRKELEMDASEFREVINGKSFKAIWGDLAGDAVKTAPKGFDKEHTDIDLIRKKQFIFIRNFSDKEVLSDTFLQEVDKSYRAIRPYFDLMSDILTTNLNGESIL; encoded by the coding sequence GTGAGCAATTCCACTATCCCAAAAGATGCATTTGACTTCTTAAAAGAGCTTTCCAAAAATAACAACAAAGATTGGTTCGAACAGCATAAACCCACTTTCAAAGCACATGAAAAGGCGGTAAAATCCTTTTTTGAAAGTGTGAAGAACGAGCTTAGCCACCATGATGAAATAGAAAAAATGAAAATGTTCCGAATTTATCGGGATGTGCGTTTTTCAAAAGATAAGACACCCTATAAAACCCACTTGGCGGCTTCGTTTGCACGCTTAGGGGCACATTTACGCGGCGGATATTACATCCATCTCACGCCAGGAGGTTCATTTTTGGCGACTGGTTTTTGGGATCCCAACAAAGAGGATTTGTTCCGTATCCGTAAGGAGCTCGAAATGGATGCTTCGGAATTTCGTGAAGTAATTAATGGGAAATCTTTTAAAGCAATTTGGGGCGATTTGGCCGGTGATGCAGTGAAAACAGCGCCCAAGGGATTTGACAAGGAACACACTGACATAGATTTAATTCGGAAGAAGCAATTTATTTTTATCCGAAACTTTTCGGACAAAGAAGTACTTTCGGATACCTTCCTTCAAGAAGTGGACAAATCCTATCGTGCCATTCGGCCTTATTTTGACCTTATGAGCGATATCTTGACCACCAATCTCAACGGGGAATCCATTTTATAA